In one Novosphingopyxis iocasae genomic region, the following are encoded:
- the clpB gene encoding ATP-dependent chaperone ClpB, with protein MNLEKFTDRAKGFLQSAQTVAIRESHQRIGTEHLLKALLEDSEGMAAGLIARAGGDAKRAVAEVDKALVKNPQVSGGGAQQTPGLDNDAVRVLDQAEQVAKKAGDSYVTVERLLLALALAKDTAAGKALDAADLTPQALNGAIDELRGGRTADTASAEDRYDALKKFARDLTEAARAGKLDPVIGRDEEIRRTIQILSRRTKNNPALIGEPGVGKTAIAEGMALRIANGDVPDTLKDRRLLALDMGSLIAGAKYRGEFEERLKGVLDEVKQAEGEIILFIDEMHTLIGAGKSEGAMDAGNLLKPALARGELHCIGATTLDEYRKYIEKDPALQRRFQPVFVGEPSVEDTVSILRGIKEKYELHHGVRITDGALVSAATLSNRYITDRFLPDKAIDLMDEAASRIRMEVESKPEEIEALDRRIIQLKIEREALSRENDQASRDRLENLEGELARLEEENDALTLRWQAEKDKIGAEAKLKEQLDQARIELEQAQRGGDLARAGELSYGTIPDLEKKLAQAGEATEGAMLREEVTSEDIAAVVEKWTGIPVDRMLEGEREKLLEMEKALGAKVIGQDNAIDAVSKAVRRSRAGLQDPNRPLGSFLFLGPTGVGKTELTKSLAEFLFDDSSAMVRIDMSEYMEKHAVARLIGAPPGYVGYEEGGALTEAVRRRPYQVILFDEVEKAHNDVFNVLLQVLDDGRLTDGQGRTVDFSNTLIILTSNLGSQYLSNMTDEQAVDDVEPQVMEVVRDHFRPEFLNRLDEIILFQRLRQEHMAPIVEIQIARVQRLLADRKVTIELSEAAKAWLGRVGYDPVYGARPLRRAVQRYVQDPLADMLLRGEVPDGSTVHVDEGDGELRFTVT; from the coding sequence ATGAACCTCGAAAAATTCACCGATCGCGCCAAGGGCTTCCTGCAGTCCGCGCAAACCGTCGCCATCCGCGAAAGCCATCAGCGGATCGGCACCGAGCATCTTCTGAAGGCGCTTCTCGAAGACAGCGAAGGCATGGCCGCCGGGCTGATTGCCCGCGCGGGCGGTGATGCCAAGCGCGCGGTGGCCGAAGTCGACAAGGCGCTTGTCAAAAATCCACAGGTCTCCGGCGGCGGTGCGCAGCAGACGCCTGGCCTCGATAATGATGCGGTGCGCGTGCTGGATCAGGCCGAGCAGGTCGCGAAGAAGGCGGGCGACTCCTATGTGACGGTCGAACGGCTGCTGCTCGCCCTGGCGCTGGCCAAGGACACGGCGGCGGGCAAGGCGCTCGACGCTGCGGACCTCACGCCGCAGGCGCTAAATGGCGCGATCGACGAACTGCGCGGCGGCCGCACCGCCGATACCGCCAGCGCGGAAGATCGCTACGATGCGCTGAAGAAATTCGCGCGCGATCTGACCGAGGCGGCGCGCGCCGGCAAGCTCGATCCTGTGATCGGCCGTGACGAGGAAATCCGCCGCACGATCCAGATTCTCTCGCGCCGCACCAAGAACAACCCCGCCCTGATCGGCGAACCCGGGGTCGGCAAAACCGCGATTGCCGAAGGCATGGCGCTGCGCATCGCCAATGGCGACGTGCCCGATACGCTGAAGGACCGCCGCCTCCTCGCGCTCGACATGGGGTCGCTGATCGCGGGCGCGAAATATCGCGGCGAATTCGAGGAGCGTCTGAAGGGCGTGCTCGACGAGGTGAAGCAGGCCGAAGGCGAGATCATCCTGTTCATCGACGAGATGCACACGCTGATCGGCGCGGGCAAATCCGAAGGCGCGATGGACGCCGGCAACCTGTTGAAACCAGCGCTCGCGCGCGGCGAACTCCACTGCATCGGCGCGACGACGCTCGACGAATATCGCAAATATATCGAGAAAGACCCGGCCCTGCAGCGGCGGTTCCAGCCCGTGTTCGTGGGCGAGCCGAGCGTGGAAGATACCGTATCGATCCTGCGCGGGATCAAGGAGAAGTACGAGCTTCACCATGGCGTGCGGATCACCGACGGCGCGCTAGTCTCCGCCGCCACCCTCTCCAACCGCTACATCACCGACCGTTTCTTGCCGGACAAAGCCATCGACCTGATGGACGAGGCGGCGAGCCGCATTCGCATGGAAGTGGAGAGCAAGCCTGAGGAGATCGAGGCGCTCGACCGTCGCATCATCCAGCTGAAAATCGAACGTGAGGCGCTTTCACGTGAGAACGACCAGGCCTCGCGCGATCGCCTCGAGAATCTAGAAGGCGAATTGGCGCGACTGGAAGAGGAAAACGACGCCCTCACGCTGCGCTGGCAGGCGGAGAAGGACAAGATCGGCGCCGAGGCGAAGCTGAAGGAACAGCTCGATCAGGCACGCATCGAGCTGGAGCAGGCGCAGCGCGGCGGCGACCTCGCCCGCGCGGGCGAGCTCAGCTACGGCACGATCCCCGATCTCGAAAAGAAGCTCGCCCAGGCCGGTGAAGCCACCGAAGGCGCCATGCTGCGCGAGGAGGTTACCAGCGAGGATATTGCCGCTGTCGTCGAAAAGTGGACCGGCATTCCCGTCGACCGCATGCTGGAGGGCGAGCGCGAAAAGCTCCTCGAGATGGAGAAGGCGCTGGGTGCCAAGGTGATCGGTCAGGACAATGCGATCGACGCCGTGTCCAAAGCGGTCCGCCGTTCGCGCGCCGGATTGCAGGACCCCAACCGTCCCCTCGGCAGCTTCCTGTTCCTAGGCCCTACCGGCGTCGGCAAGACGGAGCTGACCAAGTCGCTCGCCGAATTCCTATTCGACGATTCCAGCGCCATGGTTCGCATCGACATGAGCGAATATATGGAAAAGCACGCGGTCGCCCGGCTGATCGGCGCGCCTCCGGGCTATGTCGGCTATGAAGAGGGCGGCGCTTTGACCGAAGCCGTGCGCCGCCGCCCCTATCAGGTGATCCTGTTCGACGAGGTGGAGAAAGCGCATAACGACGTCTTCAACGTGCTATTGCAGGTGCTCGACGACGGGCGCCTGACAGACGGACAGGGCCGCACCGTCGATTTCTCGAACACACTCATCATTCTGACGTCGAACCTGGGCAGCCAATATCTGTCCAACATGACCGACGAGCAGGCGGTGGACGATGTCGAGCCGCAGGTGATGGAGGTGGTGCGCGATCACTTCCGGCCCGAATTCCTGAACCGGCTGGACGAGATCATCCTGTTTCAGCGTTTGCGCCAGGAACATATGGCGCCGATCGTTGAAATCCAGATTGCCCGCGTCCAGCGGCTGCTGGCGGACCGCAAGGTGACGATCGAGCTTTCGGAGGCGGCAAAAGCCTGGCTGGGCCGCGTGGGGTACGACCCGGTGTACGGCGCCCGCCCGCTGCGCCGCGCCGTCCAACGCTATGTCCAAGACCCGCTGGCCGACATGCTCCTGCGCGGCGAAGTGCCCGATGGCTCGACGGTGCACGTGGATGAGGGGGATGGAGAGCTGCGGTTCACCGTTACCTAG
- a CDS encoding 2OG-Fe(II) oxygenase family protein gives MPQLNALLQQADLLLRRGNAVGAEQVLMQLNSLAPRQPAVLTMLARTVKAKGDLPAARTFFEQAVSVAPGDAGLRAEWASLLDDLGQHRDALTAYDQALRIKPDLVDAAIDRAVLLYERLGELSGLEQLRAICRVHPTHLRAWRNLATIERKRWNAANAIEAASHVLAQSGSDQKSLYILALATLDAGEPAGERFEKARRADPSNPELIVKHAAALLAEGEPEQAEALLSNILDRNPHWIDGHEALAQIRWETASSTPPLASLEAAATRHSKLGLDFWKRYISLAAKMGDLIEAAPVLAAARREYGDANELALEEAKIAAESDRFAEFAQLMEKVDRFRSAQSDMVLCRWEARMHRFSALDKRAARLIEHGLGGHAWPYRGLAWRALSDPRWHWLERDGELVSEMDLTGISTDIPKIAEHLRAIHLAKREPMEQSLRGGTQTDGMLFARRAPEIRLIVDSLNDAVSDYLGSLPPVDREHPLLRFNRDSFRFSGAWSVRLTGKGFHVPHFHHEGHISSAFYLGLPDDVDGHSDAGTLVIGEPPPEFGLAWKPLRSIRPRPGQLALFPSYSWHGTRPFATGERLTVAFDVQLRS, from the coding sequence ATGCCGCAACTGAACGCCCTGCTACAACAGGCGGATTTGCTGCTCAGGCGGGGAAACGCCGTTGGTGCCGAACAGGTTTTGATGCAGCTGAACAGCCTCGCACCCAGGCAACCTGCCGTTCTGACCATGCTCGCCCGAACGGTGAAGGCTAAGGGGGATTTGCCGGCTGCCCGAACCTTTTTCGAGCAAGCGGTCTCCGTCGCTCCCGGTGATGCAGGCCTGCGGGCGGAGTGGGCAAGTTTGCTGGACGACTTAGGCCAGCATCGCGACGCGCTTACCGCATACGACCAAGCACTTAGGATCAAGCCGGATTTGGTCGATGCCGCCATCGACCGGGCGGTGCTCCTTTATGAAAGGCTGGGCGAGCTGAGCGGTCTTGAACAGCTCCGCGCAATTTGCCGAGTTCACCCAACGCATCTCAGGGCCTGGCGAAATCTGGCCACGATCGAACGCAAGCGTTGGAATGCGGCGAATGCGATTGAGGCTGCCAGCCATGTTCTTGCGCAGTCTGGAAGCGATCAGAAATCGCTCTATATTCTTGCCCTTGCGACCCTGGATGCTGGAGAACCAGCCGGGGAGAGGTTTGAGAAGGCGCGCAGGGCCGACCCGTCCAATCCCGAGCTGATAGTCAAACACGCCGCAGCCTTGTTGGCCGAGGGCGAGCCGGAGCAGGCCGAAGCTCTCCTCTCCAATATTCTGGATCGCAATCCGCACTGGATTGATGGCCACGAGGCGTTGGCCCAAATTCGCTGGGAAACGGCATCATCCACGCCGCCGCTCGCCAGCCTCGAGGCCGCTGCAACCCGTCATTCGAAGCTCGGGCTCGATTTCTGGAAACGCTACATATCGCTCGCAGCAAAGATGGGCGACTTGATTGAGGCAGCCCCTGTGCTGGCAGCTGCCCGCAGAGAATATGGAGATGCCAACGAACTGGCGCTCGAAGAAGCCAAGATAGCTGCTGAAAGCGATCGTTTCGCCGAGTTTGCTCAGCTCATGGAGAAGGTGGATCGTTTTCGATCGGCGCAATCAGATATGGTGCTGTGCCGGTGGGAGGCGCGAATGCACCGCTTCAGTGCATTGGACAAGCGCGCCGCAAGACTGATCGAACACGGATTGGGCGGCCACGCTTGGCCCTATAGAGGATTGGCATGGCGGGCCTTATCCGATCCGCGCTGGCATTGGCTTGAGCGCGACGGGGAGCTCGTTTCCGAGATGGATTTGACTGGGATATCGACCGATATTCCAAAAATCGCGGAGCATCTTCGCGCAATCCATTTGGCAAAACGGGAGCCGATGGAGCAGTCTCTTCGCGGCGGGACGCAAACGGACGGCATGTTGTTCGCCCGAAGAGCGCCAGAGATCCGACTTATCGTCGATTCTCTTAATGATGCAGTTTCGGATTATCTAGGCAGTCTGCCGCCGGTGGATCGCGAGCATCCTCTTTTGCGGTTTAATAGAGACAGCTTTCGATTTTCCGGCGCGTGGTCGGTTCGGCTTACTGGCAAGGGTTTTCACGTTCCGCATTTCCACCACGAGGGTCATATCAGTTCGGCATTCTACCTCGGTTTACCGGACGATGTAGATGGGCATAGCGATGCCGGCACCTTGGTAATTGGTGAGCCGCCGCCGGAGTTCGGCCTCGCTTGGAAACCGCTCAGATCAATCAGACCGCGTCCGGGTCAACTGGCTTTATTTCCCTCATACTCATGGCACGGGACTAGGCCCTTCGCGACGGGAGAGCGACTAACGGTCGCTTTTGATGTTCAGTTGAGAAGTTAG
- a CDS encoding M16 family metallopeptidase, which yields MRLITKLALASCTAALAAGSAAAQTAKPENYAAQAAPVQELVDQVDIPYTKFTLDNGLTVIVNEDHKAPIVAVSVWYDVGSANEPKGKTGYAHLFEHIMFNGSENAPGDYFSYTKKIGATDLNGTTWLDRTNYFETVPKSALESALFLESDRMGHLLGAVTKENLDNQIGVVSNEKRQGDNQPYGLVSYKQTELLYPEDHPYGHSTIGSLEDLSNASMEDIQNWFKDHYAPNNSVLVLSGDVTTTEAKQLVQKWFGNIPRGPAVKPLNAPVPTLDSIKRVVLKDKVPTTRIYRDWAMPGLNDPDFTALDVAASVLGGLASSRLDNQMVRGEQSAVAASAYLLPFTHGSMMNVQVDVKPGEDPAAVNAQLDAIIADFIKNGPTAEEVKRVATSEAANRIAGLEQVGGFGGKAAALAQGQLYSDDPEYYKKQLEQLANMTPAKVQAAARKWMTRPYAEIVVEPGEREAYDEVAAGAGGKVVDGSTPAPNYYRAPEGDWMDAPASDLPLSFQDRSQFPEPGPVPDLDYPKVETTKLSNGIPVYFARRGSLPVVRVSVSFDAGYASDPKDALGTVGLMTAMLDEGTTSLDANALAEAQEALGANIGVGSSLDRTEVNARAMKANLAPTLDLMADVIKNPAFNPDELERVRVQQVTRIEAESTQPQSLAFRVLPPMLYGAQHPYGVPFTGTGDIDVVKRLTSQDLANFHQRWMRPDKAEIFVVGDTTLAEIKPMLEERFGDWKATGAAAPAKVFGAPMASDQGKIIVINRPNSPQSLILAGEVLDAKGTDDLLPLTAANEVLGGDFLSRINMDLREDKGWAYGAFTFLQRPEEQVPMMVYAPVQTNQTGPSVKQLIMQMNAFNGANGVTPEELERTITGNTLELAGNFEQSNAVLNQMQSDVLYDRPLDYADTLAQRYQALTAPELDAAMRKALNVPKLTWLIVGDAAKIQPQLADIGLPVEYRGFDPEAVEEAGAPMETSGE from the coding sequence ATGCGTCTGATCACGAAACTCGCGCTCGCGAGCTGCACCGCCGCACTGGCAGCCGGAAGCGCCGCTGCGCAAACCGCGAAACCGGAAAACTACGCTGCACAGGCCGCGCCGGTGCAGGAGCTGGTCGATCAGGTCGACATTCCCTACACCAAGTTCACCCTCGACAACGGCCTTACCGTGATCGTGAACGAGGATCACAAGGCGCCGATCGTTGCCGTTTCGGTGTGGTACGATGTCGGTTCGGCCAATGAGCCCAAGGGTAAGACGGGCTATGCCCATCTGTTCGAACACATCATGTTCAACGGATCGGAAAACGCGCCGGGCGATTATTTCAGCTACACCAAGAAGATCGGCGCCACCGATCTCAACGGCACCACCTGGCTTGATCGCACCAATTATTTTGAAACAGTGCCCAAGTCCGCGCTGGAATCCGCGCTGTTCCTGGAAAGCGACCGGATGGGCCATCTGCTCGGCGCGGTGACCAAGGAAAATCTCGACAACCAGATCGGTGTGGTCTCGAACGAGAAGCGTCAGGGCGACAACCAGCCTTACGGCCTCGTCTCCTACAAGCAGACCGAGCTGCTTTATCCGGAGGACCATCCTTATGGTCACTCCACTATCGGATCGCTGGAGGATCTTTCCAACGCATCGATGGAAGACATCCAGAACTGGTTCAAGGATCACTACGCACCCAATAACTCCGTGCTGGTGCTTTCGGGCGACGTGACGACGACGGAAGCCAAGCAACTCGTCCAGAAATGGTTCGGTAACATTCCGCGCGGGCCTGCGGTGAAGCCGCTCAACGCTCCGGTTCCGACGCTCGATTCGATCAAGCGGGTTGTCCTTAAAGACAAGGTGCCGACCACGCGGATCTATCGCGACTGGGCCATGCCTGGTCTCAACGATCCCGATTTCACCGCGCTTGATGTCGCGGCCTCGGTTCTTGGCGGTCTCGCTAGCTCGCGGCTCGACAACCAGATGGTGCGCGGGGAGCAGAGCGCGGTTGCGGCCTCTGCCTATCTGCTGCCCTTCACCCACGGCTCGATGATGAATGTACAGGTGGATGTGAAGCCGGGCGAGGATCCGGCAGCCGTGAACGCGCAGCTCGATGCCATCATCGCGGACTTCATCAAGAACGGGCCGACCGCCGAAGAGGTGAAGCGCGTTGCCACCAGCGAGGCTGCGAACCGCATCGCCGGGCTGGAACAGGTCGGCGGCTTCGGCGGAAAGGCCGCTGCGCTGGCACAGGGGCAGCTCTATTCCGACGATCCGGAATATTATAAGAAGCAGCTGGAGCAGCTTGCCAACATGACGCCTGCCAAGGTGCAGGCTGCGGCCCGCAAATGGATGACGCGGCCCTATGCCGAGATCGTCGTGGAGCCGGGCGAGCGCGAGGCTTATGATGAGGTCGCTGCCGGTGCCGGTGGCAAGGTGGTCGACGGTTCGACGCCAGCGCCGAACTATTACCGGGCACCCGAAGGCGATTGGATGGACGCGCCGGCGAGCGATCTTCCGCTGAGCTTCCAGGATCGCAGCCAGTTCCCCGAGCCTGGCCCCGTTCCGGATCTCGATTACCCCAAGGTTGAAACCACCAAGCTTTCCAACGGTATTCCGGTCTATTTCGCACGCCGCGGCTCCCTGCCGGTGGTGCGCGTGTCGGTGAGCTTCGATGCGGGCTATGCCAGCGATCCCAAGGATGCGCTCGGTACCGTTGGTCTGATGACGGCGATGCTGGACGAGGGCACCACCTCGCTCGATGCGAACGCCCTTGCGGAGGCACAGGAAGCGCTGGGTGCCAATATCGGCGTCGGTTCCAGCCTCGATCGCACCGAGGTGAACGCGCGGGCGATGAAGGCGAACCTCGCCCCCACGCTCGATCTGATGGCGGACGTCATCAAGAACCCGGCGTTCAACCCGGACGAGCTGGAGCGCGTGCGCGTGCAGCAGGTCACCCGGATCGAGGCGGAGAGCACCCAGCCGCAGAGCCTGGCTTTCCGCGTTCTGCCGCCGATGCTGTACGGCGCGCAGCATCCTTATGGCGTGCCCTTCACCGGCACCGGTGACATCGATGTCGTGAAGCGGCTCACCAGCCAGGATCTCGCCAACTTCCACCAGCGCTGGATGCGCCCGGACAAGGCGGAAATCTTCGTGGTCGGCGATACCACGCTCGCCGAGATCAAGCCGATGCTTGAAGAGCGGTTCGGTGACTGGAAGGCTACAGGTGCCGCCGCTCCGGCCAAGGTCTTCGGTGCGCCGATGGCGTCCGATCAGGGCAAGATCATCGTCATCAACCGTCCCAATTCGCCGCAGTCGCTGATCCTGGCGGGCGAGGTTCTGGACGCGAAGGGCACCGATGATCTGCTGCCGCTGACCGCCGCGAACGAAGTGCTGGGCGGGGACTTCCTCAGCCGCATCAACATGGACCTGCGCGAGGACAAGGGCTGGGCCTATGGCGCGTTCACCTTCCTCCAGCGGCCCGAAGAGCAGGTGCCGATGATGGTCTATGCTCCGGTGCAGACCAACCAGACCGGCCCGTCGGTCAAGCAACTGATCATGCAGATGAACGCGTTCAACGGCGCAAACGGCGTAACGCCGGAAGAACTGGAGCGCACCATCACCGGAAACACGCTGGAACTGGCGGGCAATTTCGAACAGTCCAACGCGGTGCTCAACCAGATGCAGTCCGACGTGCTATACGATCGCCCGCTCGACTACGCGGACACCTTGGCGCAGCGTTATCAGGCGCTGACCGCACCGGAGCTGGACGCTGCGATGCGCAAGGCGTTGAATGTGCCCAAGCTCACCTGGCTGATCGTCGGCGATGCAGCGAAAATTCAGCCGCAGCTGGCTGACATCGGATTGCCGGTGGAGTATCGCGGATTCGATCCGGAAGCCGTGGAAGAAGCTGGCGCGCCGATGGAAACCTCTGGCGAGTAA
- a CDS encoding glycosyltransferase family 4 protein — protein MRIALIATHHSDYAANLARALAMDHEVMLVLSRRSAARQIEPEALSLLRRSVRVEIVPHHYAPLQPLVARLCQWHIARFRPDIVHVQEHPTRSMGLLARHLGSKLPLVTTVHDPKPHSGGDSEAADAFAHFYEELRGRSDGLIVHGQALIGMLAQTGVPRSKIRSIMHGVLRFGHQQANAAAASSIHAHRLIFFGRVEAYKGLDTLLAANVIWRREGVPIKLLIAGTGPDLDRHRDAMRMPNITLMQSRIPQDALAGLVGGSLAAILPYHDATQSGVIASAFGAGRPVIATDVGALAEAVGDAGLIVPPQDPEALAEAGRAIVENEGLRQQLERAVAARVEGPLGWDAIAAETAVFYRELLSDRA, from the coding sequence ATGCGCATCGCTCTTATCGCCACCCATCATAGCGACTATGCCGCCAATCTGGCGCGCGCACTGGCGATGGACCACGAGGTCATGCTGGTGCTCAGCCGGCGCAGCGCCGCACGGCAGATTGAACCGGAGGCGCTGTCCCTGTTGCGGCGCAGTGTCCGTGTCGAGATCGTGCCGCATCATTATGCACCGCTTCAACCGCTCGTCGCACGGCTGTGCCAATGGCATATCGCGCGGTTCCGGCCCGACATCGTGCATGTGCAGGAGCATCCGACCCGCTCAATGGGCCTGCTCGCCCGGCACTTGGGCTCCAAGCTGCCGCTGGTGACGACGGTCCACGATCCCAAGCCCCATAGCGGCGGAGACAGCGAGGCAGCCGACGCCTTTGCGCACTTTTATGAGGAACTGCGGGGGCGCAGTGACGGCCTGATCGTGCATGGACAGGCGCTAATCGGCATGCTGGCGCAGACCGGTGTTCCGCGGTCTAAAATCCGATCGATCATGCACGGCGTGCTGCGCTTCGGCCACCAACAAGCGAATGCGGCGGCAGCTTCCTCGATCCACGCGCATCGGCTGATCTTCTTCGGGCGCGTCGAAGCCTATAAGGGCCTCGATACGCTTCTCGCCGCCAACGTCATCTGGCGGCGTGAGGGTGTGCCGATCAAGCTTTTGATTGCCGGTACCGGACCGGATCTGGACCGGCACCGCGATGCAATGCGAATGCCCAATATCACGCTGATGCAGAGTCGTATCCCGCAGGATGCGCTCGCCGGTCTGGTCGGCGGAAGCCTGGCGGCCATATTGCCCTATCATGATGCCACGCAGAGCGGCGTCATTGCCTCTGCCTTCGGTGCGGGCCGCCCGGTCATTGCCACCGATGTCGGCGCGCTCGCCGAGGCGGTGGGCGATGCCGGATTGATCGTTCCGCCGCAGGACCCGGAAGCGCTGGCCGAAGCCGGACGGGCGATCGTCGAAAACGAGGGGCTACGCCAACAGCTCGAACGCGCCGTCGCCGCGCGCGTGGAGGGCCCGCTGGGCTGGGACGCAATTGCCGCGGAAACGGCGGTTTTCTACCGTGAGTTGCTTTCCGATCGCGCATAG